Proteins encoded together in one Streptomyces asoensis window:
- the lspA gene encoding signal peptidase II: protein MAEAERVIGTPDTPEAASGPEQSSGPGGQQGAEARPRGRRRIAVLFAVATFAYALDLVSKMIVVARLEHHAPIEIVGDWLRFEAIRNAGAAFGFGEAFTIIFTVIAAAVIVVIARLARKLYSLPWAIALGLLLGGALGNLTDRIFRAPGVFEGAVVDFIAPKHFAVFNLADSAIVCGGILIVLLSFRGLDPDGTVHKD from the coding sequence GTGGCAGAGGCGGAGCGCGTCATCGGTACGCCGGACACCCCAGAGGCGGCATCCGGGCCGGAGCAGTCGTCCGGTCCGGGCGGGCAGCAGGGCGCCGAGGCGCGCCCCAGGGGCAGGCGCCGCATCGCCGTGCTCTTCGCCGTCGCCACGTTCGCGTACGCACTCGACCTGGTCAGCAAGATGATCGTGGTCGCCAGACTGGAGCATCACGCGCCGATCGAGATCGTCGGTGACTGGCTGAGGTTCGAGGCCATCCGCAACGCGGGCGCGGCCTTCGGCTTCGGCGAGGCCTTCACGATCATCTTCACGGTGATCGCGGCGGCCGTGATCGTGGTGATCGCCCGGCTCGCCCGCAAGCTCTACAGCCTGCCCTGGGCGATCGCCCTGGGGCTGCTGCTGGGCGGCGCGCTGGGCAACCTCACCGACCGGATCTTCCGAGCGCCGGGCGTCTTCGAGGGCGCGGTCGTGGACTTCATCGCGCCGAAGCACTTCGCGGTCTTCAACCTCGCCGACTCGGCGATCGTCTGCGGCGGCATCCTGATCGTGCTGCTGTCCTTCAGGGGCCTCGACCCGGACGGGACCGTCCACAAGGACTGA
- a CDS encoding RluA family pseudouridine synthase, with translation MSTIPEIRTLPVPDGLEGERVDAAISRMFGFSRTKAAELAAAGKVTVDGSVVGKSERVIGGAWLEVEMPQAPAPVQIVAEPVEGMEIVHDDDDVVVIVKPVGVAAHPSPGWSGPTVIGGLAAAGYRISTSGAAERQGIVHRLDVGTSGLMVVAKSERAYTSLKRQFKERTVDKRYHTLVQGHPDPTSGTIDAPIGRHPQHDYKWAVTAEGKPSVTHYDLIEAFRAASLLDVKLETGRTHQIRVHMAAHRHPCVGDLTYGADPTLAKRLRLTRQWLHAVRLGFEHPGDGQWAEFASDYPEDLAKALEQVREETYG, from the coding sequence GTGAGCACGATTCCCGAGATCCGTACCCTGCCCGTGCCGGACGGCCTGGAGGGCGAGCGCGTCGACGCCGCCATCTCCCGCATGTTCGGCTTCTCCCGCACGAAGGCCGCCGAACTGGCCGCGGCGGGGAAGGTCACGGTCGACGGCTCGGTGGTCGGCAAGTCCGAGCGGGTCATCGGCGGTGCCTGGCTCGAGGTCGAGATGCCGCAGGCGCCCGCGCCCGTGCAGATCGTCGCCGAGCCGGTCGAGGGCATGGAGATCGTGCACGACGACGACGACGTCGTGGTGATCGTCAAGCCGGTCGGCGTGGCCGCGCACCCGTCGCCGGGCTGGAGCGGGCCGACCGTCATCGGCGGGCTGGCCGCCGCCGGCTACCGCATCTCCACCTCCGGCGCGGCCGAGCGCCAGGGCATCGTGCACCGCCTCGACGTCGGCACCTCGGGCCTGATGGTGGTCGCCAAGTCGGAGCGGGCGTACACCTCGCTGAAGCGCCAGTTCAAGGAGCGCACGGTCGACAAGCGCTACCACACGCTCGTCCAGGGCCACCCGGACCCGACCAGCGGCACCATCGACGCACCCATCGGCCGGCACCCCCAGCACGACTACAAGTGGGCGGTCACGGCCGAGGGCAAGCCGTCCGTCACGCACTACGACCTGATCGAGGCGTTCCGCGCGGCCTCCCTGCTGGACGTGAAGCTGGAGACGGGCCGCACGCACCAGATCCGGGTGCACATGGCCGCCCACCGCCACCCCTGCGTGGGCGACCTGACCTACGGCGCCGACCCGACGCTCGCCAAGCGCCTGCGGCTCACCCGGCAGTGGCTGCACGCCGTGCGGCTGGGCTTCGAGCACCCCGGGGACGGGCAGTGGGCGGAGTTCGCCAGCGACTACCCCGAGGACCTGGCCAAGGCCCTGGAGCAGGTCCGCGAGGAGACGTACGGATGA
- a CDS encoding GNAT family N-acetyltransferase — MSATRGYAVRVAEGAADREACFAVRKDVFVAEQGVPEDVEYDEHDLPDAEAVHVLAVADDGRPLGAGRLLHGEAAAARTGGDPSVGSLGRLAVTREARGLGVGVALVRVIEEAARARGLAAVDLHAQTQAMGFYERLGYTAYGPEDLEAGIPHRSMRRSL; from the coding sequence ATGAGCGCCACGCGCGGCTACGCGGTGCGGGTCGCCGAAGGCGCCGCCGACCGGGAGGCGTGCTTCGCGGTGCGCAAGGACGTCTTCGTGGCCGAGCAGGGCGTGCCCGAGGACGTGGAGTACGACGAGCACGACCTGCCGGACGCCGAAGCGGTCCATGTGCTGGCGGTTGCCGACGACGGCAGGCCGCTCGGCGCCGGGCGGCTGCTGCACGGCGAGGCGGCCGCGGCCCGGACCGGCGGCGATCCGTCGGTGGGCTCGCTGGGGCGGCTGGCCGTGACGCGGGAGGCGCGCGGGCTGGGCGTCGGGGTGGCGCTGGTGCGGGTCATCGAGGAGGCGGCACGCGCGCGCGGGCTCGCGGCCGTCGACCTGCACGCACAGACGCAGGCGATGGGATTCTACGAACGGCTGGGGTACACGGCCTACGGGCCGGAGGACCTGGAGGCGGGCATTCCGCACCGGTCCATGCGGCGTTCGCTGTAG
- a CDS encoding TraR/DksA family transcriptional regulator, whose translation MVAKKTAVQQSASGSSADASGGAAAEGTASDRPGAAGTAGRRTATAKKAVARKTATAGTAAGRTSAGKTAAGRTAAGKAAAGQAGAGSTAAGKTRAKATGKAAAGKAEGREAEDGVKAAGKAAAGKARAKAAGRGRGGGAEAAGKGAAAEVAAAGDEAVGGGAGRGAGGPEADDAGKTGGGAGVTRTSAGRKSTAKKVGAASAAEQTGATTVVAKKTPGTATAAKTAVPKARLAAVEPGELAVRPGEDPWTPQEVEEARAELESEQARLRAELASSEAALTGLMRDSGDGAGDDQADTGTKNITREHELALAANAREMLIQTEHALERLDAGTYGLCENCGQAIGKARMQAFPRATLCVECKQKQERRY comes from the coding sequence ATGGTGGCGAAGAAGACCGCCGTACAGCAGTCGGCGTCGGGCAGCTCTGCGGACGCCTCCGGCGGTGCGGCCGCCGAGGGGACGGCCTCCGACCGGCCGGGCGCCGCCGGGACGGCCGGCCGCAGGACCGCGACCGCGAAGAAGGCGGTGGCCAGGAAGACCGCCACCGCCGGGACGGCCGCCGGCAGGACCTCGGCCGGGAAGACGGCCGCGGGCAGGACGGCTGCCGGCAAAGCGGCGGCCGGGCAGGCCGGGGCCGGGTCGACGGCGGCCGGGAAGACCCGGGCGAAAGCCACCGGGAAAGCGGCGGCCGGGAAAGCCGAGGGCAGAGAAGCCGAGGACGGGGTCAAGGCCGCCGGGAAGGCGGCGGCGGGCAAGGCCAGGGCCAAGGCTGCCGGGAGAGGCCGGGGCGGCGGGGCTGAGGCTGCCGGGAAGGGGGCGGCCGCCGAGGTGGCGGCTGCCGGGGACGAGGCGGTCGGAGGGGGCGCCGGTCGGGGGGCGGGCGGCCCGGAGGCGGACGACGCCGGGAAGACCGGCGGCGGCGCAGGCGTGACCAGGACCAGCGCGGGCAGGAAGAGCACGGCCAAGAAGGTGGGCGCGGCCTCGGCCGCGGAGCAGACGGGAGCCACGACTGTGGTTGCGAAGAAGACTCCGGGTACGGCCACGGCGGCGAAGACCGCCGTCCCCAAGGCGCGTCTCGCCGCGGTGGAGCCGGGTGAACTCGCCGTGCGTCCGGGCGAGGACCCGTGGACGCCGCAGGAGGTCGAGGAGGCCCGCGCGGAACTCGAGTCCGAGCAGGCGCGGCTGCGCGCCGAGCTTGCCTCGTCCGAGGCGGCCCTGACCGGGCTGATGAGGGACTCCGGGGACGGCGCGGGCGACGACCAGGCGGACACCGGGACGAAGAACATCACGCGCGAGCACGAACTGGCGCTCGCGGCCAACGCGCGCGAGATGCTGATCCAGACCGAGCACGCCCTGGAGCGCCTGGACGCCGGTACGTACGGCCTGTGCGAGAACTGCGGCCAGGCCATCGGGAAGGCCCGGATGCAGGCCTTCCCGAGGGCCACCCTGTGCGTCGAGTGCAAGCAGAAGCAGGAGCGCCGGTACTGA